A part of Catenulispora sp. MAP5-51 genomic DNA contains:
- a CDS encoding DUF4230 domain-containing protein codes for MAAKVEPSGEGSKNETRIIVRTQGGGLRSTLLRWGLGGVVVVVLLAVLGSLTNLIHFSNPFGETTTTRSGPVLLKSITELKRFEAASGEFQVVVEVQNSSWLPSFLAGSDTFFLGDGTVDAFVDFSNLDANHVKVSPDRLSATITLPKPVLDPTALDVHKSYVIGQQQGVFDRLFNSDPNQVQPLLVEATKQIDGAAAKSSLVSVAEKDTKQMLQSLLTSLGFTGTITVNFA; via the coding sequence GTGGCGGCCAAGGTCGAGCCTTCCGGAGAAGGCTCCAAGAACGAGACTCGCATCATCGTCCGCACCCAGGGCGGCGGACTGCGCTCAACCCTTCTGCGGTGGGGCCTGGGCGGCGTCGTCGTGGTGGTGCTGCTCGCGGTCCTCGGATCCCTGACGAACTTGATCCACTTCAGCAACCCGTTCGGCGAGACGACCACCACCCGCAGCGGACCAGTGCTTTTGAAGTCCATCACCGAACTCAAGCGGTTCGAGGCGGCCAGCGGCGAGTTCCAGGTCGTGGTCGAGGTCCAGAACTCCTCGTGGCTGCCGTCGTTCCTGGCCGGCAGCGACACGTTCTTCCTCGGCGACGGCACTGTGGACGCCTTCGTGGACTTCAGCAATCTGGACGCGAATCATGTGAAGGTGTCCCCCGATCGGCTATCGGCGACCATCACGCTGCCCAAGCCGGTGCTGGACCCGACCGCTCTGGACGTGCACAAGTCGTACGTGATCGGCCAGCAGCAGGGCGTCTTCGACCGGCTCTTCAACAGCGACCCGAACCAGGTGCAGCCGCTGCTGGTGGAGGCCACCAAGCAGATCGACGGCGCGGCCGCGAAGAGCTCGCTGGTGTCGGTCGCCGAGAAGGACACCAAGCAGATGCTGCAGAGCCTGCTGACCTCGCTCGGATTCACCGGCACGATCACGGTGAACTTCGCCTAG
- a CDS encoding N-acetyltransferase family protein produces the protein MALTFRTHPEIDGDLRSRLVDIWTDATNAGGAIGYIAPVERETVDAEAFTSFSVGRDLFLVGYEDGEPVAFLVIVDHRFALKDHARLLKTVAVHPKQQGRGYGAELLREAERVARNLDGVEMLLLTCRGGLGLEHFYSKCGYTEVGRVPRMLRVGADDYRDEIHMAMSL, from the coding sequence ATGGCTCTGACCTTCCGGACCCACCCCGAGATCGACGGGGACCTGCGCTCGCGGCTCGTCGACATCTGGACCGACGCCACCAACGCCGGCGGCGCCATCGGCTACATCGCCCCGGTGGAGCGGGAGACCGTGGACGCCGAGGCGTTCACGTCCTTCTCGGTCGGCCGGGACCTGTTCCTGGTCGGCTACGAGGACGGCGAGCCGGTCGCGTTCCTGGTCATCGTGGACCACCGGTTCGCGCTCAAGGACCACGCGCGCCTGCTCAAGACCGTGGCCGTGCACCCGAAACAGCAGGGCCGGGGCTACGGGGCGGAACTGCTGCGGGAGGCCGAAAGGGTGGCGCGTAACCTCGACGGTGTCGAAATGCTCCTGCTCACCTGCCGCGGCGGGCTCGGGCTGGAACACTTCTACAGCAAGTGCGGATACACCGAGGTCGGCCGCGTCCCGCGCATGTTGCGGGTCGGCGCGGACGACTACCGGGACGAGATCCACATGGCGATGAGCCTGTAG
- the mqnP gene encoding menaquinone biosynthesis prenyltransferase MqnP, producing MSAAATSSVEPAEPAEPAGTTREVNEAPETARGVVGGTRAFLRLVLIEHSVFALPFAYISALWAMSETTGHVNWVKLLLITVAMVGARTFAMAMNRIIDREIDARNPRTQMRELVTGAVSVKTAYLGSFAALVVFLAAAASLNRLSLFLAPVAVIPLVLYPYGKRFTNYPHAILGIAQAIGPMGAWIGVTGHWSWQATLLGLAVGFWIGGFDLIFACQDVAADRVIGVKSVPARFGIAASLRASIATHVITLGLLVWFGVVADGGVFWWIGIAVVAAAFWYEHSLVKPDDLSKVNRAFFTTNGFVGISLFCCALVDLIVGGLGA from the coding sequence ATGTCCGCCGCTGCTACGTCCTCTGTGGAACCCGCGGAACCCGCCGAACCCGCCGGCACCACCCGCGAGGTCAACGAGGCCCCCGAGACCGCCCGCGGCGTCGTCGGCGGCACCCGCGCCTTCCTGCGCCTGGTGCTGATCGAGCACTCGGTGTTCGCCCTGCCCTTCGCCTACATCAGCGCGCTGTGGGCGATGTCGGAGACCACCGGCCACGTGAACTGGGTCAAGCTGCTGCTGATCACCGTCGCGATGGTCGGCGCCCGCACCTTCGCGATGGCGATGAACCGCATCATCGACCGCGAGATCGACGCCCGGAACCCGCGCACGCAGATGCGCGAACTGGTGACCGGCGCGGTGTCGGTGAAGACGGCCTACCTGGGCTCCTTCGCGGCCCTGGTGGTCTTCCTGGCCGCGGCGGCCTCCCTGAACCGGCTGTCGCTGTTCCTGGCCCCGGTCGCCGTGATCCCGCTGGTCCTGTACCCCTACGGCAAGCGCTTCACGAACTACCCGCACGCCATCCTCGGCATCGCCCAGGCGATCGGCCCGATGGGCGCCTGGATCGGCGTGACCGGCCACTGGTCGTGGCAGGCGACCCTGCTGGGCCTGGCGGTCGGCTTCTGGATCGGCGGCTTCGACCTGATCTTCGCCTGCCAGGACGTCGCCGCCGACCGGGTGATCGGCGTGAAGTCGGTCCCGGCTCGCTTCGGCATCGCCGCGTCGCTGCGCGCCTCGATCGCGACCCACGTGATCACCCTGGGCCTGCTGGTCTGGTTCGGCGTGGTCGCGGACGGCGGCGTGTTCTGGTGGATCGGCATCGCGGTGGTCGCGGCGGCGTTCTGGTACGAGCACTCGCTGGTGAAGCCGGACGACCTGTCGAAGGTGAACCGGGCGTTCTTCACCACGAACGGGTTCGTGGGGATCTCGCTGTTCTGCTGCGCGCTGGTGGACCTGATCGTGGGCGGGCTGGGGGCCTGA
- a CDS encoding UbiX family flavin prenyltransferase, which produces MTPAATPAMTAPRTPWIVGVSGASGTPYAAATLRALLDAGEAVDLVVSRAARLTILDETGVAFRDGHWREDLAEWLGWVAEDPRLDAVRYWPAGDFAAGPSSGSYPAKGMVVVPASTAAVAGIALGLSKDLLQRAADVNLKERRPLVVCVRETPLNRGTLRHMVELDEAGAVVLPAAPGFYAGLKDVQQLVDFVAGKILDVLGVPHTLFQRWRGDLGSAR; this is translated from the coding sequence ATGACGCCAGCTGCCACGCCCGCCATGACCGCCCCCCGCACCCCCTGGATCGTCGGCGTCTCCGGCGCCTCCGGCACGCCCTACGCCGCCGCCACCCTCCGCGCGCTGCTCGACGCGGGGGAGGCGGTGGACCTGGTGGTGAGCCGGGCGGCGCGGCTGACGATCCTGGACGAGACCGGGGTCGCGTTCCGGGACGGGCACTGGCGGGAGGACCTGGCCGAGTGGCTGGGGTGGGTGGCGGAGGATCCGCGGCTGGACGCCGTGCGCTACTGGCCCGCCGGCGACTTCGCCGCGGGGCCGTCCTCCGGGAGCTATCCGGCCAAGGGGATGGTGGTGGTGCCCGCCTCGACCGCGGCGGTCGCCGGGATCGCGCTGGGGCTTTCGAAGGACCTGCTGCAGCGGGCCGCCGACGTGAACCTCAAGGAGCGGCGCCCGCTCGTGGTCTGCGTGCGGGAGACGCCGCTGAACCGCGGCACGCTGCGGCACATGGTCGAGCTGGACGAGGCCGGGGCCGTGGTGCTGCCCGCGGCTCCGGGGTTCTACGCCGGGCTCAAGGACGTGCAGCAGCTGGTGGACTTCGTCGCGGGCAAGATCCTGGACGTGCTCGGCGTCCCGCACACGCTCTTCCAGCGCTGGCGCGGTGATCTGGGGTCGGCCCGCTGA
- a CDS encoding DUF3291 domain-containing protein, with translation MDSPEALLGPFPGFNLAQVNIGRLVAPLGDPAIEDFTKNLARVNDQGKAMPGFVWLLEGSDPELGATDVAWPGDPEMFVNLTVWESVSALRAFAFSGEHRTLLARRKEFFQKLPEAAATLWWIPVGTVPTIQEAHDRLARFREHGPTPHAFSFQRLFAPEA, from the coding sequence ATGGACTCTCCCGAGGCTCTTCTGGGCCCCTTCCCGGGCTTCAACCTGGCACAGGTGAACATCGGCCGGCTGGTCGCGCCGCTGGGCGACCCGGCGATCGAGGACTTCACCAAGAACCTGGCGCGCGTCAACGACCAGGGCAAGGCGATGCCCGGGTTCGTCTGGCTCCTGGAGGGCAGCGACCCCGAACTCGGCGCCACCGACGTCGCCTGGCCCGGCGACCCCGAGATGTTCGTCAACCTGACCGTCTGGGAGTCCGTGAGCGCGCTGCGGGCCTTCGCGTTCTCCGGAGAGCACCGCACGCTCCTGGCGCGCCGCAAGGAGTTCTTCCAAAAGCTGCCCGAGGCCGCCGCCACGCTGTGGTGGATCCCGGTCGGCACCGTCCCGACGATCCAGGAGGCGCACGACCGGCTGGCGCGCTTCCGGGAGCACGGACCCACGCCGCACGCCTTCTCGTTCCAGCGGCTGTTCGCGCCGGAGGCCTGA
- a CDS encoding type II toxin-antitoxin system RelE/ParE family toxin encodes MTWSIIWEPRAIAAASRFLDDDSEGLKQVLAAAGLLRSEPRPEGSAPYGSPDLRRIRIGWYRVVYEIDETAATITVIHLGRVE; translated from the coding sequence ATGACCTGGTCGATCATCTGGGAGCCTCGCGCCATCGCCGCGGCTTCCCGCTTCCTCGACGACGACTCGGAGGGCCTGAAGCAGGTTCTTGCGGCAGCGGGCCTCCTTCGCTCCGAGCCTCGCCCCGAAGGGTCCGCGCCATACGGCTCACCGGACCTTCGCCGCATCCGCATCGGCTGGTATCGCGTGGTCTACGAGATCGATGAGACAGCCGCCACCATCACTGTCATCCACCTCGGCCGCGTTGAATAG
- a CDS encoding menaquinone biosynthetic enzyme MqnA/MqnD family protein, with the protein MDDISDARLEAHLSQCRRRPRVGHIQFLNCLPIYWGLVNSGAILDMELIKQSPDVLSNMLVAGDLDIGPISLVEYLRNAEDLVVLPDVAVGSDGPVTSCNLVSKVPFEALDGARVALGSTSRTTVQLAQLILREKYGVRPDYFHCAPDLEQMLREGDAGVIIGDPALRAWLYDSNRLGTNLLDLGQAWKDWTGLPMVFAVWAVRKEYLERCPDIVHEVHQGFLRSRDISLEHVDKVARQVERWEQFPAAQLEDYFTTLDFSLGERQLEGLREFARQIGDQIGVLEVPEVQLLPQQN; encoded by the coding sequence GTGGACGACATCTCCGACGCGCGGCTAGAAGCGCACCTCTCCCAGTGCCGGCGGCGACCCCGCGTCGGGCACATCCAGTTCCTCAACTGCCTGCCCATCTACTGGGGCCTGGTCAACTCCGGCGCGATCCTCGACATGGAGCTGATCAAGCAGAGCCCTGACGTGCTGTCGAACATGCTGGTGGCCGGCGACCTGGACATCGGCCCGATCAGCCTGGTCGAGTACCTGCGCAACGCCGAGGACCTGGTGGTCCTGCCCGACGTCGCGGTCGGCAGCGACGGCCCGGTGACCAGCTGCAACCTGGTCAGCAAGGTCCCCTTCGAAGCCCTGGACGGCGCGCGCGTGGCCCTGGGCTCGACCAGCCGCACCACCGTCCAGCTGGCCCAGCTCATCCTGCGCGAGAAGTACGGCGTCCGCCCCGACTACTTCCACTGCGCCCCCGACCTGGAGCAGATGCTCCGCGAGGGCGACGCCGGAGTGATCATCGGCGACCCGGCCCTGCGCGCCTGGCTGTACGACTCCAACCGCCTCGGCACCAACCTGCTGGACCTGGGCCAGGCCTGGAAGGACTGGACCGGCCTGCCGATGGTCTTCGCGGTCTGGGCCGTCCGCAAGGAGTACCTGGAACGCTGCCCGGACATCGTCCACGAGGTCCACCAGGGCTTCCTCCGCTCCCGCGACATCTCGCTGGAACACGTCGACAAGGTGGCACGCCAGGTCGAGCGCTGGGAACAGTTCCCGGCAGCGCAGCTGGAGGACTACTTCACAACGCTGGACTTCTCGCTGGGCGAGCGCCAGCTGGAGGGCCTGCGCGAGTTCGCCCGGCAGATCGGCGACCAGATCGGCGTCCTGGAGGTGCCCGAGGTCCAGCTGCTGCCGCAGCAGAACTGA
- a CDS encoding PLDc N-terminal domain-containing protein, producing the protein MLRFVVQWLVPIALAIFAWVDCLLTPRPWVRFLPKVVWAVLIAVPYVGALLWIFGGRTAQPRDPRRRATDSHPGLLSSLGRGGTHQARPRIVDTPGRRTRTGAAPSTWTVAPDDDPEFLRQLGEQLKKDRPEG; encoded by the coding sequence TTGCTCCGTTTCGTCGTCCAGTGGCTGGTGCCGATCGCGCTGGCGATCTTCGCCTGGGTCGACTGCCTGCTCACTCCGCGGCCCTGGGTCCGCTTCCTGCCCAAGGTGGTCTGGGCGGTGCTCATCGCCGTGCCGTACGTCGGCGCGCTGCTGTGGATCTTCGGCGGCCGGACCGCGCAGCCGCGCGACCCCCGGCGGCGGGCCACGGACAGCCATCCCGGACTGCTCAGTTCGCTGGGGCGCGGCGGGACGCACCAGGCGCGGCCGCGGATCGTCGACACGCCGGGCCGCCGGACCCGGACCGGGGCGGCGCCGAGCACGTGGACGGTCGCGCCGGACGACGATCCGGAGTTCCTGCGGCAGCTCGGCGAGCAGCTGAAGAAGGACCGGCCGGAGGGCTGA
- a CDS encoding PaaI family thioesterase → MTETMDGIEGAENAGLVVEDIERTRTYSWNDPMASFAEGADMSGIEFLRAMAEGRIPRPPISQTLGFDGLGDVDEGRVVFTMTPAEHHYNPIGSVHGGVYATLLDSACGCAVQSLLPAGDFYTSLDLSVKFLRGMTKDTGQVQCIGTVTHMGRRTALAEARIVDGNGKLYATATSTCMVFRAGDK, encoded by the coding sequence ATGACCGAGACCATGGACGGAATCGAGGGCGCGGAGAACGCCGGCCTCGTCGTCGAGGACATCGAGCGCACCCGCACCTACAGCTGGAACGACCCGATGGCCTCCTTTGCCGAGGGCGCGGACATGTCCGGCATCGAGTTCCTGCGGGCCATGGCCGAGGGGCGGATTCCCAGGCCGCCGATCTCGCAGACGCTGGGCTTCGACGGCCTCGGGGACGTCGATGAGGGCCGTGTGGTGTTCACCATGACCCCGGCCGAGCACCACTACAACCCGATCGGCTCCGTCCACGGCGGTGTCTACGCGACCCTGCTGGACTCGGCCTGCGGCTGCGCGGTGCAGTCGCTGCTGCCGGCCGGCGACTTCTACACCTCGCTCGACCTGTCGGTGAAGTTCCTGCGCGGCATGACCAAGGACACCGGCCAGGTGCAGTGCATCGGCACGGTGACGCACATGGGGCGGCGCACCGCGCTGGCCGAGGCGCGGATCGTGGACGGCAACGGGAAGCTGTACGCCACCGCCACGTCGACCTGCATGGTCTTCCGGGCCGGGGACAAGTAG
- a CDS encoding Lrp/AsnC family transcriptional regulator — MDAVDRALIDALRTNGRMSYAELGRLVSLSGPSVTDRINRLESNGVITGYRAMVAPEQLGLNVTAMIGILLSDSAELDDVAWRLRDVPEIEDCFFVAGEESFLLKVRAGHPEDLERIIGRLTRIRGVARTRTTVALSTKWEDRPMPLAELEEEDAK, encoded by the coding sequence ATGGACGCGGTGGACCGCGCCTTGATCGACGCGCTGCGGACCAACGGCCGCATGTCGTACGCGGAGCTGGGACGCCTGGTCAGTCTGTCCGGGCCGTCGGTGACCGACCGGATCAACCGGCTGGAGAGCAACGGCGTCATCACCGGCTACCGGGCGATGGTGGCCCCCGAGCAGCTGGGCCTGAACGTGACGGCGATGATCGGCATCCTGCTGTCGGACTCGGCCGAGCTCGACGACGTCGCCTGGCGGCTGCGCGACGTACCGGAGATCGAGGACTGCTTCTTCGTCGCCGGCGAGGAGTCCTTCCTGCTGAAGGTCCGCGCCGGCCACCCGGAGGACCTGGAGCGCATCATCGGTCGCCTCACCCGGATCCGCGGCGTGGCCCGGACCCGGACCACGGTCGCGCTGTCGACCAAGTGGGAGGACCGGCCGATGCCGCTGGCCGAGCTGGAGGAAGAGGACGCCAAGTAG
- the mqnE gene encoding aminofutalosine synthase MqnE, with translation MDAGLKREIEEKVLGGSRLSFEDGVALYDTDEVAWLGELAHEARTRKNGDKVFFNVNRHLNMTNVCSASCAYCSFQRKPGEKDAYTMRIEEAVRLAKDMEPDGITELHIVNGLHPTLPWRYYPKSISELKAVLPGVSIKAFTATEIHWFEKISGLSADEILDELIEAGLESLTGGGAEIFDWEVRSQIVDHATHWEDWSRIHRLAHGKGLRTPATMLYGHIEEPRHRVDHVLRLRELQDETGGFAVFIPLRFQHDFHDSKDGKVRNRLMNQPMATGVEALKTFAVSRLLLDNFDHVKCFWVMHGLSTAQLALNYGADDLDGSVVEYKITHDADDYGTPNKMTREDLLELIRDAGFTPVERNTRYEVIREYEGPELGRREEPQLMTF, from the coding sequence ATGGACGCCGGGCTCAAGCGGGAGATCGAGGAGAAGGTCCTCGGCGGTTCGCGGCTGTCCTTCGAGGACGGCGTGGCGCTGTACGACACCGATGAGGTGGCCTGGCTCGGCGAGCTCGCGCACGAAGCGCGGACCCGCAAGAACGGCGACAAGGTCTTCTTCAACGTCAACCGGCACCTGAACATGACGAACGTCTGTTCCGCCTCGTGCGCGTACTGCTCCTTCCAGCGCAAGCCGGGGGAGAAGGACGCCTACACGATGCGCATTGAGGAAGCCGTCCGCCTGGCCAAGGACATGGAGCCGGACGGCATCACCGAGCTGCACATCGTCAACGGCCTGCACCCCACGCTGCCGTGGCGGTACTACCCGAAGTCGATCAGCGAGCTGAAGGCCGTGCTGCCCGGCGTGTCGATCAAGGCGTTCACGGCCACCGAGATCCACTGGTTCGAGAAGATCTCCGGCCTGAGCGCCGACGAGATCCTCGACGAGCTGATCGAGGCCGGTCTGGAGTCCCTCACCGGCGGCGGCGCGGAGATCTTCGACTGGGAGGTCCGCTCGCAGATCGTGGACCACGCCACGCACTGGGAGGACTGGTCCCGGATCCACCGCCTGGCGCACGGCAAGGGCCTGCGCACCCCGGCCACCATGCTGTACGGCCACATCGAGGAGCCCCGCCACCGCGTGGACCACGTGCTGCGGCTGCGCGAGCTGCAGGACGAGACCGGCGGCTTCGCGGTCTTCATCCCGCTGCGCTTCCAGCACGACTTCCACGACAGCAAGGACGGCAAGGTCCGCAACCGGCTGATGAACCAGCCGATGGCCACCGGCGTGGAGGCACTGAAGACCTTCGCGGTGTCCCGCCTGCTGCTGGACAACTTCGACCACGTGAAGTGCTTCTGGGTCATGCACGGCCTGTCGACCGCGCAGCTGGCGCTCAACTACGGCGCCGACGACCTGGACGGCTCGGTGGTGGAGTACAAGATCACGCACGACGCCGACGACTACGGCACCCCGAACAAGATGACCCGCGAGGACCTGCTGGAGCTGATCCGCGACGCCGGATTCACGCCGGTGGAGCGCAACACGCGCTACGAGGTCATCCGCGAGTACGAGGGGCCGGAGCTCGGGCGGCGCGAAGAGCCGCAGCTGATGACCTTCTGA
- a CDS encoding menaquinone biosynthesis decarboxylase, translating into MAYDDLRTFLKALEKRGQLKRVRAEVDPHLEVGEITDRVQKAPREDHHAAGPVKNVALLFENVRGARTPDGKPIPLAMNVFGTEERLCLALGLKNLDEIGERIGDLLKPELPHGVSGLRDALGKAAQLKSVPPKRVKKAPVQEVVLTGDDVDLDLLPALHTWPDDGGSFFNLGLTHTKHPETGGRNLGLYRLQRQDKRTISMHWQIHKDSTNHYAVAQRLGERLPVAVAFGCPPAVTYAATAPLPSDIDEYLFAGFVQGKRVELVDCKTVPLQVPANAEVVLEGWLEPGVTLPEGPFGDHTGFYTPVEPFPALTVSAVTMRQDPMLQSIAVGRPPTEDGPLGRATERFFLPLLKIIIPDLVDYALPEAGGFHNCAIVSIDKRYPKHAQKVMHAIWGAHLMSLTKLIIVVDSDCDVHDYAEVAWRAFGNVDYSRDLTVVEGVVDHLDHASYQQFYGGKAGIDATRKLPEEGYHRGWPEMITSDPMTAAKVDRRWKEYGF; encoded by the coding sequence ATGGCCTACGACGATCTGCGCACCTTCCTGAAGGCCCTCGAAAAGCGGGGGCAGCTCAAGCGTGTCCGCGCGGAGGTCGACCCGCACCTGGAGGTCGGCGAGATCACCGACCGGGTGCAGAAGGCGCCGCGGGAGGACCACCACGCGGCCGGGCCCGTCAAGAACGTCGCGCTGCTGTTTGAGAACGTGCGCGGTGCGCGCACGCCGGACGGCAAGCCGATCCCGCTGGCCATGAACGTCTTCGGCACCGAGGAGCGCTTGTGCCTGGCGCTGGGCCTGAAGAACCTGGACGAGATCGGCGAGCGCATCGGCGACCTGCTCAAGCCGGAGCTGCCGCACGGCGTCTCGGGCCTGCGCGACGCGCTGGGCAAGGCCGCGCAGCTGAAGTCCGTGCCGCCCAAGCGCGTGAAGAAGGCGCCGGTGCAGGAGGTGGTGCTGACCGGCGACGACGTCGACCTGGACCTGCTGCCGGCCCTGCACACCTGGCCCGACGACGGCGGCTCGTTCTTCAACCTGGGACTGACGCACACCAAGCACCCGGAGACCGGCGGGCGGAACCTGGGCCTGTACCGCTTGCAGCGCCAGGACAAGCGCACCATCTCGATGCACTGGCAGATCCACAAGGACTCCACCAACCACTACGCGGTCGCGCAGCGCCTCGGCGAGCGGCTGCCGGTCGCGGTGGCGTTCGGCTGCCCGCCGGCGGTCACCTACGCCGCCACCGCGCCGCTGCCCTCGGACATCGACGAGTACCTGTTCGCCGGCTTCGTGCAGGGCAAGCGGGTGGAGCTGGTTGACTGCAAGACGGTGCCGCTGCAGGTGCCGGCGAACGCCGAGGTGGTGCTGGAAGGCTGGCTGGAGCCCGGGGTGACGCTGCCGGAGGGGCCGTTCGGCGACCACACCGGCTTCTACACGCCGGTCGAGCCGTTCCCGGCGCTGACCGTGAGCGCCGTGACGATGCGCCAGGACCCGATGCTCCAGTCGATCGCGGTCGGCCGGCCGCCGACCGAGGACGGTCCGCTGGGCCGGGCCACCGAGCGCTTCTTCCTGCCGCTGCTCAAGATCATCATCCCGGACCTGGTGGACTACGCGCTGCCCGAGGCCGGCGGGTTCCACAACTGCGCGATCGTCTCGATCGACAAGCGGTACCCCAAGCACGCGCAGAAGGTGATGCACGCGATCTGGGGCGCGCACCTGATGTCCCTCACCAAGCTGATCATCGTCGTGGACAGCGACTGCGACGTCCACGACTACGCCGAGGTGGCCTGGCGCGCCTTCGGCAACGTGGACTACTCCCGCGACCTCACCGTGGTCGAGGGCGTCGTGGACCATCTGGACCACGCCTCCTATCAGCAGTTCTACGGTGGGAAGGCGGGAATCGACGCGACCCGTAAGCTTCCCGAGGAGGGCTATCACCGCGGTTGGCCGGAGATGATCACCTCCGACCCGATGACCGCGGCGAAGGTCGACCGCCGCTGGAAGGAGTACGGCTTCTGA
- a CDS encoding type II toxin-antitoxin system Phd/YefM family antitoxin: MSDAYPMTTARANFGTLVRRTANGRERIAITDHGHTAAILINPSELAEIEEALAVAQYRLRQANGTPDTPVPHDEVLRLLGMPPE; encoded by the coding sequence ATGAGTGACGCCTACCCGATGACCACGGCCCGCGCCAACTTCGGCACCCTGGTCCGCCGCACCGCCAACGGCCGTGAGCGGATCGCCATCACCGACCACGGGCACACGGCGGCGATACTGATCAACCCGAGCGAGCTCGCTGAGATCGAAGAAGCGCTCGCTGTGGCACAGTACAGACTCCGCCAGGCCAACGGCACGCCCGACACTCCGGTGCCGCACGACGAAGTCCTCCGGCTGCTCGGGATGCCGCCGGAATGA
- a CDS encoding DUF4229 domain-containing protein: protein MPADNKTADKAEAPTESESQILAAGAAVAQGKHATMRYATLRIGIFILSLAVLWGGVAATGHIVTGNGVLYLMMGALLVSGVASFFLLSRQRDAMSVQVTRRTERLASRFEENAAMEDED, encoded by the coding sequence ATGCCTGCCGACAACAAGACGGCTGACAAGGCCGAGGCGCCGACTGAGTCCGAGTCCCAGATTCTGGCGGCCGGCGCCGCGGTGGCGCAGGGCAAGCACGCCACGATGCGCTACGCCACCCTGCGCATCGGGATCTTCATCCTGTCGCTGGCGGTGCTGTGGGGCGGGGTCGCGGCGACCGGGCACATCGTGACCGGCAACGGCGTGCTGTACCTGATGATGGGCGCGCTGCTGGTCTCCGGCGTGGCGTCCTTCTTCCTGCTCTCCCGCCAGCGCGACGCGATGTCGGTGCAGGTGACCCGGCGTACCGAGCGGCTCGCGAGCCGGTTCGAGGAGAACGCGGCCATGGAGGACGAGGACTGA
- a CDS encoding DUF1152 domain-containing protein produces MTTSLRELPLFAALADSNRILVAGAGGGFDVFGGVPLALALRERGAEVFLANLTFVASGFSLDAWLAPDVAAITPTSGGFAEYFPERTLARWLKTVGEPSTVYSFQRTGVEPLRAAYRALIEHHAIDAIVLVDGGTDILMRGDETGLGTPAEDMLSLAAVAGLDEVPVRLVVSVGFGIDAYHGVNHVQVLENLSDLDADGAYLGAFSIPRSSREGSLYLDAVAYAQENTPMRPSIVHGQIASAMLGVSGNVHFTQRTHNSVLFVNPLMAMYFTVTVEGLAARHLYLPELEGTQTFGQIPTIIETFRDGLAGRRIPRQFPH; encoded by the coding sequence ATGACCACCAGCCTGCGTGAGCTTCCGCTGTTCGCCGCCTTGGCCGACTCGAACCGCATTCTTGTCGCCGGGGCCGGCGGCGGGTTCGACGTCTTCGGCGGAGTGCCCCTGGCCCTGGCGCTGCGGGAGCGCGGCGCCGAGGTGTTCCTGGCCAACCTGACCTTCGTCGCCTCCGGCTTCAGCCTCGACGCGTGGCTGGCCCCGGACGTCGCGGCCATCACGCCGACCAGTGGCGGGTTCGCCGAGTACTTCCCGGAGCGCACCCTGGCGCGCTGGCTGAAGACCGTGGGCGAGCCCTCGACGGTCTACTCCTTCCAGCGGACCGGGGTCGAGCCGCTGCGCGCGGCGTACCGGGCCCTGATCGAGCACCACGCCATCGACGCGATCGTGCTGGTCGACGGCGGGACCGACATCCTGATGCGCGGGGACGAGACCGGGCTGGGGACGCCGGCCGAGGACATGCTGAGCCTGGCCGCCGTGGCCGGACTGGACGAGGTGCCGGTGCGGCTGGTGGTCAGCGTCGGCTTCGGGATCGACGCGTACCACGGCGTGAACCACGTGCAGGTGTTGGAGAACCTCTCCGATCTGGACGCCGACGGCGCCTATCTCGGCGCGTTCTCCATCCCGCGCTCCAGCCGCGAGGGCTCGCTCTACCTCGACGCCGTAGCGTACGCGCAGGAGAACACCCCTATGCGGCCGTCCATCGTGCACGGCCAGATCGCCTCGGCGATGCTCGGCGTGTCCGGAAATGTCCACTTCACACAACGCACACACAACAGTGTGCTTTTTGTGAATCCGCTCATGGCGATGTACTTCACAGTCACCGTCGAGGGACTCGCCGCCCGGCACCTCTACTTGCCGGAATTGGAGGGTACCCAGACCTTCGGACAGATCCCGACGATCATCGAGACCTTCCGCGACGGTCTGGCCGGGCGCCGGATACCCAGACAGTTCCCGCACTGA